A genomic window from Onychostoma macrolepis isolate SWU-2019 chromosome 22, ASM1243209v1, whole genome shotgun sequence includes:
- the zbtb37 gene encoding zinc finger and BTB domain-containing protein 37 — MERAGSIQLDIPDFSNSVLSHLNQLRIQGRLCDIVVNVQGHSFRAHKVVLAASSPYFRDHMSLSEMSTVSISVIRNPTVFEQLLSFCYTGRLCLQLADIISYLTAASFLQMQHIIDRCTQILEGIHFKISLSDVEEELGNGAHRTANQTIESGRGGTGLGGSRSLSPRHTSSRLIGNTGVISIRDVREVREISPPGESMSPQIVEHSGIGSEEVGTGKEPILRINRAGQWYVETGTEMERGGEENVRMVDGFRIKTERMDEWMGAETQASAEEGSGAEEGPTVMIDTSGRSTLVQEGGRGGKSSQPSSSFSETERFSPTGSVVVMADRQRAKSESPGRVDDQRHPTSQGEEQAVFDMGGYEEYLREQVGDRWFRYNPRLTCIYCCKSFNQKGSLDRHMRLHMGITPFVCRICGKKYTRKDQLEYHIRKHTGNKPFHCHVCGKSFPFQAILNQHFRKNHPGCAPQEVSHSASPETTTVTSRGGQNEDESPSQEDAEGNGGGGGAGSSFGEGVQPSVSTTGPD; from the exons ATGGAACGAGCAGGAAGCATCCAACTTGATATTCCGGACTTCAGCAACTCCGTCCTGTCGCATCTGAACCAGTTGCGAATACAGGGCCGTCTATGTGACATCGTGGTCAATGTTCAGGGCCACAGTTTTCGTGCCCACAAGGTGGTCCTCGCCGCCAGCTCCCCCTACTTCAGGGACCACATGTCACTGAGTGAGATGAGCACTGTGTCCATATCAGTGATCCGCAACCCAACCGTGTTCGAGCAGCTCCTTTCATTTTGCTACACGGGACGCTTGTGCTTGCAGCTCGCCGATATCATCAGCTACCTGACGGCTGCCAGCTTCCTTCAGATGCAGCACATTATTGACCGTTGCACCCAGATTTTGGAGGGAATCCACTTTAAAATCAGTTTGTCAGATGTGGAAGAGGAGCTTGGGAATGGGGCCCACAGGACCGCCAACCAAACCATTGAGTCAGGAAGAGGTGGGACCGGGCTAGGTGGGTCCCGCTCCCTAAGTCCCAGACATACCAGTTCCCGATTGATTGGCAACACTGGGGTGATCAGCATCCGTGATGTGAGGGAAGTCAGAGAGATCAGTCCCCCTGGTGAGTCCATGAGCCCCCAGATAGTAGAGCACAGTGGCATTGGCTCGGAGGAGGTGGGAACTGGGAAAGAGCCCATTCTCCGTATTAACCGAGCCGGGCAGTGGTATGTCGAGACGGGGACTGAGATGGAGAGAGGTGGAGAGGAGAACGTGCGGATGGTAGATGGGTTTCGGATTAAGACGGAAAGGATGGATGAGTGGATGGGGGCGGAGACCCAGGCATCGGCGGAGGAGGGCAGTGGGGCCGAGGAGGGGCCGACGGTGATGATTGACACCTCAGGACGTAGCACACTGGTGCAGGAAGGAGGAAGAGGTGGGAAAAGCTCCCAGCCGTCCAGTAGCTTCAGTGAAACAGAGAG GTTTAGTCCAACAGGAAGTGTGGTTGTGATGGCTGATCGCCAGAGAGCCAAGAGTGAGTCTCCAGGAAGAGTTGACGATCAGAGACACCCCACCTCACAG GGAGAGGAACAAGCCGTGTTTGACATGGGGGGATACGAGGAGTACCTACGAGAACAGGTAGGTGACCGGTGGTTCCGCTACAACCCCCGTCTCACCTGCATTTACTGCTGCAAGTCCTTCAACCAGAAGGGCAGCCTAGATCGCCACATGCGCCTGCACATGGGCATTACCCCCTTTGTTTGCCGAATCTGCGGGAAGAAGTACACCCGCAAGGACCAACTCGAGTACCACATCCGTAAGCACACAGGAAACAAGCCCTTCCATTGCCATGTCTGCGGCAAGAGCTTCCCGTTCCAGGCAATCCTCAACCAGCACTTCCGCAAGAACCATCCAGGCTGCGCCCCACAGGAGGTGTCCCACAGTGCCTCGCCCGAGACCACCACGGTCACCTCCCGTGGAGGCCAAAACGAAGATGAGTCGCCCTCCCAGGAGGATGCCGAGGGCAATGGTGGAGGGGGAGGTGCCGGGTCGTCCTTCGGAGAAGGGGTCCAACCTTCGGTATCCACCACTGGGCCCGACTGA